The DNA sequence GCTTGCAGCGCGACGGCGAGGGGGAGCCCGGCTTTGAGATTTTTGTGGTGAAGGGCTGGGATTATCCCGCTCTGGTGGACGCCTACCAGCGCGCGGCCGCCGTGTGCCGCGCTCAGCACGTGCCCGTGCTCTTCCACGTCACCGAGCTCACGCAGCCCCAGGGCCACAGCACCAGCGGCTCGCACGAGCGCTACAAGCCCAAAACGCGCCTGCGCTGGGAAGAAGAGCACGACTGCCTGCTGAAAATGCGCGAGTGGCTGCTGGCCGAGGGCCACGCCACCGCCGCCGAGCTCGACGCCCTCGAAAAGGACGCCGCTGCCACCGTTAAGCAGGCCCGCACCGCTGCCTGGTCGGCCTTTGTGGATCCCATCAAGAATGAGCGCGACGCCACCGTGGCCCTGCTCGACCGCCTGGTGAAAGCCACCGGCACCGAGCACGCCCTGGCCGAAACCGTGAACCAGCTGCGCACCAACCCCGCGCCTATCCGCGCCGACAGCGTGCGCACCCTGCGCCAGGCCCTGCGCCAGGTGCGCGGCCTGCGCCACCCCGGCCGCCGCGCCGTGCAGCAGTACTTGGAGCAGCTGCAAGGCGAAAACGCCGACCGCTACAACGCCAATCTCTTCAGCCAGAGCGAGGAAGCCGTGGGCAACATCGACGAAGTGCCCGTGGCCTACGCCGAAACCCCGCCCGTGGTGGACGGCCGCGAGGTGCTGCAAGCCTGCTTTACGGCCAACTTCGAGCGCGACCCGCGCATTTTCGCTATCGGCGAGGACGTGGGCCAGATCGGCGACGTGAACCAGGCCTTTGCCGGCTTGCAGGAAAAATTTGGCGAGCTGCGCGTGACCGACACCGGCATCCGTGAGTGCACCATCATCGGGCAGGGTATCGGTGCGGCCCTGCGCGGGCTGCGGCCCATTACTGAGATTCAGTACCTCGACTACCTGCTGTACGCGGTGCAGATTCTGAGCGACGACCTCGCCTGCCTCCAGTACCGCACCAAGGGCGGCCAGAAGGCCCCGCTTATTGTGCGCACCCGTGGCCATCGCCTGGAGGGTATCTGGCACTCGGGCTCGCCCATGGGCCTGCTGCTGAGCACGCTGCGCGGCATCCACGTGTGCGTGCCCCGCGACATGACCCGCGCCGCCGGCTTCTACAACACGCTGCTGCGGAGCGACGAGCCGGCCGTAGTGGTGGAGTGCCTGAATGGCTACCGCCTCAAAGAAAAGCTGCCCGCCAACGTGGGCGAGTTCACGCTGCCGCTGGGCCGTCCCGAGGTGCTGCGCGCCGGCACCGACATCACCATCGTCACCTACGGCTCAATGTGCCGGGTGGTGATGGAGGCCGCCGCCCAGCTGGCCGCCGAAGGTATTTCGGCCGAAGTCATCGACGTGCAAACCCTGCTGCCCTTCGATACCGAGCACCTCATCGCCGACAGCCTGCGCAAAACCGGCCGCGTGCTGTTTGCCGATGAGGACGTGCCCGGCGGGGCCTCGGCCTTCATGCTCCAGCACGTCATCGACGAGCAAAACGGCTACCAGCTGCTCGACGCGGCTCCGCGCTGCCTCTCGGCCCAGGCCCACCGCCCGGCCTACAGCTCCGACGGCGACTACTTCAGCAAGCCCAACGTGGAGGATGTATTCGACGCTGCCTACGCCCTGCTTAGCGAAGCCGACCCGGAGCAGTTTCCGGAAATCTATTAAGTTACTGGTCTGTACATCGGACTACAAAGGCTAAGCTACATCACCAAAAAAACGGCCGCCTTCCCAACGGGAGGCGGCCGTTTTTACCGTCAGGTGCGGGGCCCTACGGGATGATGATGCTGTTGGTGGTTACCACGTTGCTTTCGTGCAACGCCCGGTCCTGAATGCTGACGACGAATCGTACTTCCTGGTGAGGGCGGAAAGGATACCCGGGGATGTAATCCTTGCCAAAAACGAGCGTCCCCTTTACCGGGGCAGCTTTAGTTCCGTCGGCGGTAATGCGCGGGAAACGGCCGTTGTAGTTAAGCTTGGGATTGGGATTAATGTAGGGCTGAAAATTACCTTGCCCATCCTTTATGTAGGGTTGAAGAAAATAATTGTTGTTGTTGCGGTTGTTGCCTCCCCGGTAAGCATAAACCCCGGCAGTATCGCCATCAGCCAATCCCAGGTCGCCGTTACCATCCTGGTAAGAAACAGTGATGGCTATGGAATCGGAAGTGCCCGACTTGCTTGCCAGGCGTTTGTAGAATATCTGCGGGTTGCTAATGCTGGGCGTATCGGAGTAGTCGGGCGGGTTGAGGCAGCTACTGACGGCCCCGGCCGCAACGGCCAGTAGCCCAGCCAGGCGCAATGAGTAGAATAAAGTGCGCATAGAAGAGTGAAAAGACGAAAGTGAACCCACCCCGGGGCCCCTAAAAGCGGCCCGAATGTACGTTTCTCGCAACGAAGCCGGCGCGGTTTTGTTGTGCCCTGCTAACCCCTCCGCCTGCCAATGAGTTTCCGCGCCGAATTCCTGCGCCAGCTGCCCGCTGTATCGGCCGCCACCTTCGAGGCGGCGGCTCTGGCCCTGTTCCGCCACCAGGCCGCCCACTGCCCGCCCTACGCCGCCTACCTGCACCAGCTGGGCCGGGCTCCCGCCGCCGTGGGGGCCCTGGCCGACATCCCGTTTTTACCCATCGAGTTCTTCAAAACCCACGACGTGCGCACCGAGCCCGCCGCCTGGGGCCCCCAGGAAGAATTCCTGAGCAGCGGCACCACCCGCCAGCAGCGCAGCCGCCACCTGCTGCGCGACCCGCAGCTGTACCGCGACAACGCCGCCCGCATTTTCGAGCAGTTCTACGGCCCCCTCCCGGGCTGGACGTTCCTGGCCCTGCTGCCCTCGTACCTGGAGCAGGGGCAGTCGTCGCTGGTGGCGATGGTGGACGACTTTGCCCGGCGCTCGGGGCAGGCGCAGCCCGCGTTTTTCCTGCACGACCACCGGGCCCTGCGCCAGGCCCTGGCCGAAGCCCAGCAGGCCGCCGGCCGCCGCGTGCTGCTCATCGGCGTGAGCTACGCCCTGCTGGATTTGGCCGCCGAAGCGGGCCCCGCGCCCGAGCTGCAAGGCCTGACGGTGCTCGAAACCGGGGGCATGAAGGGGCGCCGCCGCGAGCTGATTCGGGAGGAGCTGCACCAGGAGCTGCAACGCGCCTTCGGGCCCGCCGGCATCCACTCCGAGTACGGCATGACGGAGCTGCTCAGCCAGGCCTATTCGCTGGGCGATGGGCGCTTCCACTGCCCGCCACCGCTGCGCGTGCTGCTGCGCGACCCCGCCGACCCGTTCGACGTGGCCGAGCGCCGGCCCGACGGCGCCATCAACGTCATCGACCTGGCCAACATTGATTCGTGTGCCTTCATCGAAACCAAAGATTTAGCCGTGCAGCACCCCGACGGCTCCTTCGAAGTGCTGGGCCGCATGGATAATTCGGACGTGCGCGGCTGCAACCAGCTAGTGATGTGAGGCAATATTTGGGGCCCCGGAAACGGCCCGGGCTGCCGGCTTTTCGCCGGCTGCCTGGTAATCGTTGAATCATTGCCCGGGTTCCCCAGGGCCTCCAAACCGCCGTTGTACCCGGCGCAATGATTAGCGGGCAGCCGGCAAAAACCCGGCAGCCCGCCCCCGCGATGCGGGCTATAAAGTGCGCGCTGCTGGCTAATTGGCACTGCTTTCGCCGTACCTTCGTTCTCCTGAAAAAACCGCCCTCCGTTGAAGAATATCCGTAATTTCTGCATCATCGCCCACATCGACCACGGCAAAAGCACGCTGGCCGACCGGCTCCTGGAGTTCACGAGCACTGTGGCCAAGCGCGACATGCAGGCCCAACTGCTCGACAACATGGACCTGGAGCGCGAGCGGGGCATCACCATCAAGAGCCACGCCATCCAGATGCAGTACTCCTACAAAGGGGAGATTTACACGCTGAACCTGATTGACACGCCCGGCCACGTCGATTTTAGCTACGAAGTGAGCCGCAGCATCGCCGCCTGCGAAGGGGCCCTGCTGATTGTGGACGCCTCGCAGGGCATTGAGGCCCAGACGATTTCCAACCTCTACCTCGCCATTGGGGCCGACTTGGAAATTATTCCGGTGCTCAATAAAATCGACCTGCCGCACGCCATGCCGGAGGAGGTGACCGACGAGATTGTGGACCTGATTGGCTGCAAGCCGGAGGATATCATCCACGCTTCGGGCAAGGCCGGCATCGGCATCGAGGCCATCCTGAACGCCATTGTGGAGCGCGTGCCGGCCCCAAAAGGCGACCTCGGGGCCCCGCTACAAGCCCTGATTTTCGACTCGGTGTTCAACTCGTACCGCGGCATTGAGGTGCTGTTCCGCATCAAGAACGGCGTGATGCGCAAGGGCGACAAGCTCCGCTTCATGGCCACGGGCAAGGAGTACGGCGCCGACGAAATCGGCATCCTGGGCCTCAACCAGGAGCCGCGCCAGGAGATGGGGGCTGGCAACGTCGGCTACCTCATCTCGGGCATCAAGGAGGCCCGTGAGGTGAAGGTGGGCGATACCATTACGCACGTCCACAACCCCACACCGGAAGCTGTTCAGGGCTTTGCTGACGTGAAGCCGATGGTGTTCGCCGGCATCTACCCGGTGGATACTACTGAATATGAGGAGCTACGCAGCAGCATGGAAAAGCTCCAGCTCAACGACGCCTCGCTGGTCTGGGAGCCCGAAACATCGGTGGCGCTGGGCTTCGGCTTCCGCTGCGGCTTCCTGGGTATGCTGCACATGGAAATTGTGCAGGAGCGCCTGGAGCGCGAGTTCAACATGACGGTCATTACCACGGTGCCGAGCGTGCAGTTCCACGCCACCGGCACCAAAGACCAGCTGCTGACCATCAACGCGCCGAGCGAAATGCCGGAGCCGAACCTGATAAAAACCATCGAGGAGCCGTACATTAAGGCGCAGATTATCACCGCTTCGGAGTACGTGGGGCCCATCATCACGCTGTGCATGGAGAAGCGCGGCATCATCAAGGGCCAGTCGTACCTGACCTCCGAGCGGGTGGAGATGACGTTTGAGCTACCGCTGTCGGAAATTGTGTTCGACTTCTTCGACAAGCTTAAAACCATCAGCCGCGGCTACGCATCGCTCGATTACGAGCTGATTGGTTTCCGTGAAGCCGATATGGTGAAGCTGGACGTGATGCTGAATGGCGAGAAGGTGGACGCCTTGTCGGCCAT is a window from the Hymenobacter nivis genome containing:
- a CDS encoding alpha-ketoacid dehydrogenase subunit alpha/beta gives rise to the protein MPTAELTAPAPTAALALADILHDYRLGWESRHASLAGRKEVFMGKAKFGIFGDGKELPQLAMARAFKNGDFRAGYYRDQTFMVAIGELTWQQYFAQLYANPDVEAEPATAGRAMNGHFGTRLLDDNGLFKPQTSTKNSSADISPTAAQMPRLVGLAYASKLYRLNPELHQFSDFSVNGNEVAFGTIGNASTSEGMFFEALNAAGVLQIPLLVSVWDDHYGISVPAEYQTTKQSISAIMAGLQRDGEGEPGFEIFVVKGWDYPALVDAYQRAAAVCRAQHVPVLFHVTELTQPQGHSTSGSHERYKPKTRLRWEEEHDCLLKMREWLLAEGHATAAELDALEKDAAATVKQARTAAWSAFVDPIKNERDATVALLDRLVKATGTEHALAETVNQLRTNPAPIRADSVRTLRQALRQVRGLRHPGRRAVQQYLEQLQGENADRYNANLFSQSEEAVGNIDEVPVAYAETPPVVDGREVLQACFTANFERDPRIFAIGEDVGQIGDVNQAFAGLQEKFGELRVTDTGIRECTIIGQGIGAALRGLRPITEIQYLDYLLYAVQILSDDLACLQYRTKGGQKAPLIVRTRGHRLEGIWHSGSPMGLLLSTLRGIHVCVPRDMTRAAGFYNTLLRSDEPAVVVECLNGYRLKEKLPANVGEFTLPLGRPEVLRAGTDITIVTYGSMCRVVMEAAAQLAAEGISAEVIDVQTLLPFDTEHLIADSLRKTGRVLFADEDVPGGASAFMLQHVIDEQNGYQLLDAAPRCLSAQAHRPAYSSDGDYFSKPNVEDVFDAAYALLSEADPEQFPEIY
- a CDS encoding acyl transferase, with amino-acid sequence MSFRAEFLRQLPAVSAATFEAAALALFRHQAAHCPPYAAYLHQLGRAPAAVGALADIPFLPIEFFKTHDVRTEPAAWGPQEEFLSSGTTRQQRSRHLLRDPQLYRDNAARIFEQFYGPLPGWTFLALLPSYLEQGQSSLVAMVDDFARRSGQAQPAFFLHDHRALRQALAEAQQAAGRRVLLIGVSYALLDLAAEAGPAPELQGLTVLETGGMKGRRRELIREELHQELQRAFGPAGIHSEYGMTELLSQAYSLGDGRFHCPPPLRVLLRDPADPFDVAERRPDGAINVIDLANIDSCAFIETKDLAVQHPDGSFEVLGRMDNSDVRGCNQLVM
- the lepA gene encoding translation elongation factor 4; the protein is MKNIRNFCIIAHIDHGKSTLADRLLEFTSTVAKRDMQAQLLDNMDLERERGITIKSHAIQMQYSYKGEIYTLNLIDTPGHVDFSYEVSRSIAACEGALLIVDASQGIEAQTISNLYLAIGADLEIIPVLNKIDLPHAMPEEVTDEIVDLIGCKPEDIIHASGKAGIGIEAILNAIVERVPAPKGDLGAPLQALIFDSVFNSYRGIEVLFRIKNGVMRKGDKLRFMATGKEYGADEIGILGLNQEPRQEMGAGNVGYLISGIKEAREVKVGDTITHVHNPTPEAVQGFADVKPMVFAGIYPVDTTEYEELRSSMEKLQLNDASLVWEPETSVALGFGFRCGFLGMLHMEIVQERLEREFNMTVITTVPSVQFHATGTKDQLLTINAPSEMPEPNLIKTIEEPYIKAQIITASEYVGPIITLCMEKRGIIKGQSYLTSERVEMTFELPLSEIVFDFFDKLKTISRGYASLDYELIGFREADMVKLDVMLNGEKVDALSAIVHRSKSYDWGRRLCEKLRELLPRQMFDIAIQASIGQKIIARETIKALRKNVIAKCYGGDISRKRKLLEKQKEGKKRMRTVGSVEIPQEAFLAVLKID